The proteins below are encoded in one region of Microcoleus sp. AS-A8:
- a CDS encoding DUF1257 domain-containing protein: protein MSHFSTLRTKITDAEILKASLRDLGISVKTEADVRGYNGQRVRSDIVAVLEGEYDLGWSRNSDGSFDLIADLWGVAKKHNQTELINSINQKYAVNKTLAEVKQRGLQNANVKLVLQK from the coding sequence ATGTCTCACTTTAGCACTCTGCGTACCAAGATCACCGACGCTGAAATCCTGAAGGCTTCTCTCCGTGACCTGGGTATTTCTGTGAAGACGGAAGCTGATGTTCGTGGCTACAACGGTCAGCGCGTTCGATCTGACATCGTTGCTGTTCTGGAAGGTGAGTATGATCTCGGCTGGTCTCGCAACAGCGATGGCTCCTTTGATCTGATTGCTGACCTCTGGGGTGTTGCTAAGAAGCACAACCAAACCGAGCTGATCAACTCGATTAACCAGAAGTACGCCGTCAACAAAACTTTGGCAGAAGTCAAGCAGCGCGGCTTGCAGAATGCCAACGTT
- a CDS encoding AAA family ATPase — translation MQEEISILIQAQYPLIYLVTSEEERTERVIAKIAQEAKSPQRRVFIWTVTHGIVEYGQARHITQHNTVSPEAAIQWAIQQKEAGIYIFKDLHPFIDSPATTRWLRDAIASFKGTQKAIILMSPMQQVPIELEKEVVVIDYPLPDLSELNQVLSHQLEQSRTRRPTTETREKLLRAALGLTHDEAEKVYRKAYVKSGRLTEGEVDIVLSEKKQLIRRNGILEYIEEDETLDAIGGLEELKRWLQQRSNAFTERAREYGLPQPKGMLILGVPGCGKSLIAKTTSRLWGLPLLRLDMGRVYDGSMVGRSEANLRNALKTAESISPAILFIDELDKSFAGSSGSSDSDGGTSSRIFGSFLTWMQEKTSPVFVMATANRVERLPGEFLRKGRFDEIFFVDLPTAEERQQIFSIHLSKRRREIARFDLDQLAKVSEGFSGAEIEQAIIAAMYEAFAQDREFTQLDIIAAIKATLPLSKTMTEQVTALRDWARQRARPAASSVAEYQRMEF, via the coding sequence ATGCAAGAAGAGATCAGTATTCTCATTCAAGCTCAATACCCTCTAATCTATCTCGTGACTTCTGAGGAAGAGCGGACAGAGCGAGTAATAGCCAAGATTGCTCAAGAAGCAAAATCACCCCAACGGCGTGTTTTCATCTGGACTGTTACTCACGGAATAGTTGAGTATGGTCAAGCACGACACATCACCCAGCACAACACTGTCTCTCCGGAAGCAGCAATCCAATGGGCTATTCAGCAGAAAGAAGCCGGTATATATATCTTTAAAGATTTACATCCCTTTATTGATTCACCAGCGACAACTCGGTGGTTGCGGGATGCGATCGCTAGCTTCAAGGGTACACAGAAAGCCATTATTCTGATGTCCCCCATGCAGCAGGTTCCCATTGAGTTGGAGAAAGAAGTCGTTGTGATCGACTACCCTTTGCCAGACCTCTCTGAGTTGAACCAAGTGCTGTCTCATCAGCTAGAACAGAGCCGAACCCGTCGTCCTACAACCGAAACACGGGAGAAGCTTCTGAGAGCTGCATTAGGCTTAACGCACGATGAAGCGGAAAAGGTTTATCGCAAAGCCTATGTAAAATCTGGGCGTCTCACAGAAGGCGAAGTGGATATCGTCCTTTCTGAGAAAAAACAGCTTATTCGCCGCAACGGAATTCTAGAGTATATTGAAGAAGATGAGACCCTTGATGCGATTGGAGGCTTAGAAGAGCTGAAGCGGTGGCTGCAACAGCGCTCCAATGCCTTCACTGAGCGGGCAAGAGAATATGGCTTGCCCCAACCGAAAGGGATGTTAATTTTAGGGGTGCCGGGATGTGGCAAGTCTCTGATTGCCAAAACTACGTCTCGTCTCTGGGGTCTACCACTGCTACGTCTAGATATGGGTCGGGTTTATGATGGCTCAATGGTGGGTCGGTCAGAGGCCAACCTCCGCAATGCCCTCAAGACAGCAGAATCGATTTCACCCGCGATCTTGTTCATCGATGAGTTAGATAAGTCCTTTGCTGGCAGCAGTGGTTCTTCTGACTCGGATGGAGGTACCTCAAGCCGCATCTTCGGTTCCTTCCTAACCTGGATGCAAGAGAAGACTTCACCTGTGTTCGTCATGGCAACAGCGAACCGAGTGGAGCGTCTACCGGGGGAATTCCTTCGTAAAGGTCGTTTTGATGAAATCTTCTTCGTCGATTTACCGACAGCGGAAGAGCGGCAGCAAATCTTTAGTATTCACCTAAGTAAGCGGCGTCGAGAAATTGCTCGCTTTGATCTGGATCAGTTGGCTAAGGTTTCCGAGGGATTCTCTGGAGCAGAAATTGAGCAAGCTATAATCGCTGCAATGTATGAGGCATTTGCTCAAGACAGAGAATTTACCCAACTGGATATCATAGCCGCCATCAAAGCAACTCTACCGCTTTCTAAGACAATGACCGAGCAGGTAACAGCCCTGAGGGACTGGGCTAGGCAGCGCGCGCGACCTGCGGCGTCCTCCGTTGCTGAATATCAGCGAATGGAGTTTTAA
- a CDS encoding response regulator transcription factor, whose product MRVLIVEDDPMMQLGLEQSLTAHPQITIVGQAEDGYMGVEAAKRLNPDLIVMDIGLPRLDGIAATQQIKAALPNVRVVMLTSHTTDQEIIASLSSGADAYCIKGASVDRLLKAIAAAAEGATYLDPQIGRQVLQHLTPPSPSGNIANLSQRELEVLKLIVEGYSNPEIATKLYLSANTVKTHVRGIMNKLSVDDRVQAAVVALRSGLV is encoded by the coding sequence CTGCGAGTTTTGATTGTCGAAGATGACCCCATGATGCAACTGGGTTTAGAGCAGTCATTAACAGCTCATCCCCAAATTACGATTGTGGGGCAAGCTGAAGACGGCTACATGGGCGTAGAAGCGGCAAAAAGATTGAATCCCGATCTGATTGTCATGGATATTGGTTTGCCGCGTTTAGATGGCATTGCCGCCACTCAACAAATTAAAGCGGCACTGCCGAACGTTAGAGTGGTAATGCTAACCTCTCACACCACGGATCAGGAAATTATTGCGTCGCTTTCTAGTGGTGCAGATGCCTATTGCATTAAGGGAGCTAGTGTAGATCGCTTGCTAAAGGCGATTGCCGCGGCCGCAGAAGGAGCTACTTACCTAGACCCCCAGATTGGTCGTCAAGTACTCCAGCATCTTACCCCACCTTCTCCCAGTGGGAATATTGCCAATTTGTCCCAGCGAGAATTGGAAGTCTTAAAACTCATTGTTGAGGGCTACAGTAATCCAGAAATTGCCACAAAGCTTTACCTCAGCGCCAATACAGTTAAGACTCATGTCCGAGGAATTATGAATAAACTATCGGTTGATGACCGAGTTCAGGCAGCGGTTGTGGCTCTGCGATCGGGCTTGGTTTAA
- a CDS encoding DUF2993 domain-containing protein, whose protein sequence is MDVETPTTLKSKKSRIISKVLSPAVQLWLRSQVEQVETLEFKISGGDRQILSGHIPTVSITANRAVYKGLHLSQLELEGTGIRVNLSQVIKGKPLRLLEPVPVGGQMLILATDLAASLQAPMLSNAVAEFLSTLLKSDGIPNSVDDLKDRQISWQQVDINEGQLTVFGTLTDALLQATPVVIRAGLQLASPQVLMLNPLQIQLSPTSVPLILDGFQVDLGSQVVLQELALTSGQLVCRGRLMVLP, encoded by the coding sequence ATGGACGTTGAAACACCAACAACGTTGAAGTCCAAAAAAAGTCGGATTATCAGTAAAGTGTTATCACCAGCCGTTCAGCTATGGCTGCGATCGCAAGTCGAACAAGTTGAAACCTTAGAGTTTAAGATTAGTGGGGGCGATCGCCAAATCCTCTCCGGTCACATCCCCACGGTTTCCATCACAGCCAATCGTGCGGTGTATAAAGGGCTACATCTGAGTCAACTTGAGCTAGAAGGGACAGGCATTCGAGTCAACCTGAGTCAGGTGATTAAAGGCAAACCCCTGCGCCTCTTAGAACCAGTACCCGTGGGGGGTCAGATGCTGATTTTAGCAACTGACCTTGCAGCCTCCCTTCAGGCACCAATGCTCTCCAACGCTGTAGCTGAGTTCCTCAGTACATTGCTCAAATCGGATGGAATTCCTAATTCAGTTGATGATTTAAAAGATCGACAAATTAGCTGGCAACAGGTTGATATTAATGAGGGTCAGTTAACCGTCTTTGGCACCTTAACAGATGCGTTACTTCAGGCAACGCCAGTCGTCATTCGCGCCGGTCTGCAACTGGCAAGCCCTCAAGTTCTGATGCTCAACCCCCTACAGATTCAGCTATCACCAACCTCTGTGCCCTTAATCTTAGATGGCTTCCAGGTTGATTTAGGTTCACAAGTCGTTCTTCAGGAACTTGCTCTAACATCTGGACAGCTAGTGTGTCGCGGACGCCTGATGGTGCTTCCCTAA
- a CDS encoding rRNA pseudouridine synthase produces the protein MEERVQKILSQWGIASRRQAEKMIEAGQVRLNGTVVHLGQKANPETDVLEVNGKRVKPNNRPQSIYLLLNKPLGVVSTCRDAHNRPTILDLLPKALSQDQGIHPVGRLDAQSTGALLLTNDGTLTFLLTHPRHHVPKTYYVWVQGHPPESVLQVWRQGVDLLGKKTLPAQVRVLQHGVEDTLLEIVLTEGRNRQIRRVAELLSYPVIHLHRTAIGPIQLEPQGGPVLPSGHYRYLNDFEIRFLKSRVHLPSVKVPADMKEYRI, from the coding sequence ATGGAAGAAAGAGTACAAAAAATTCTTTCCCAGTGGGGGATAGCCTCACGGCGTCAAGCTGAGAAAATGATCGAAGCCGGACAGGTTCGACTCAATGGCACCGTGGTGCATCTGGGACAAAAAGCCAATCCTGAAACAGATGTACTTGAAGTGAATGGCAAACGGGTCAAACCGAATAACCGCCCTCAATCGATTTACCTATTGCTCAATAAACCCCTTGGTGTTGTTTCCACTTGCCGAGATGCTCACAATCGTCCTACAATTCTTGACCTCTTGCCGAAAGCTCTCTCTCAAGATCAGGGTATCCATCCAGTTGGACGATTGGACGCCCAATCAACGGGTGCACTCCTCCTGACCAATGATGGGACGCTGACATTTCTCCTCACTCATCCTCGTCATCACGTTCCAAAGACTTATTATGTTTGGGTGCAGGGTCATCCACCTGAATCCGTTTTACAAGTTTGGCGTCAGGGTGTTGACCTGTTAGGAAAAAAAACCTTACCTGCTCAAGTGCGGGTACTTCAGCATGGGGTCGAGGATACACTCTTGGAAATTGTGTTAACAGAGGGGAGAAATCGGCAGATTCGTCGTGTCGCCGAACTGCTAAGCTATCCAGTGATTCATCTGCACCGCACTGCAATTGGGCCGATTCAACTAGAACCCCAAGGTGGGCCGGTACTCCCTAGCGGTCACTACCGTTACCTGAATGATTTTGAAATACGTTTTCTCAAAAGCCGAGTCCACCTACCATCAGTAAAAGTGCCAGCAGATATGAAGGAGTACAGGATATGA
- a CDS encoding DUF4115 domain-containing protein, with translation MKENKRYFPQEQVEKLEELGSRLRQFRTEQSIPLEEVAAQTRIQARLLNAIEEGRLEELPEPVYIKGFIKRFAEALGLNGAEFASAFPTGSALQIVKPVWRHLPASQLRPIHLYLVYVFLVVGAVSGLSLVVRRSALEGGLSRYDAETQQAPQYPTPSPSAQRKPPQKLQPTKAAEVTQRSQDGKPVQVRVTLKAQSWLRIVADGKTEFEGTLPEGSNRTWVADKTLIVRAGNAGGVLVEFNNESAKQMGAPYEVQEVTFAANPNS, from the coding sequence ATGAAGGAGAACAAACGCTATTTCCCACAAGAACAAGTCGAGAAACTAGAAGAACTGGGATCTCGCCTCCGCCAGTTCCGCACAGAACAGTCTATCCCCCTAGAAGAAGTGGCGGCTCAAACTCGAATTCAAGCACGCTTATTGAATGCGATTGAAGAAGGTAGGCTCGAAGAATTGCCAGAGCCAGTTTATATTAAAGGGTTTATTAAGCGCTTTGCAGAGGCTCTGGGTCTAAATGGGGCAGAGTTTGCGAGTGCTTTTCCGACAGGCTCAGCTCTACAGATTGTCAAGCCCGTTTGGCGGCACTTACCAGCGTCTCAACTGCGACCCATTCATCTTTACTTAGTTTATGTGTTCCTGGTCGTTGGCGCGGTCAGTGGCTTATCGTTGGTGGTTCGGCGTTCGGCTCTGGAAGGTGGATTGAGTCGATATGACGCCGAAACGCAGCAAGCACCACAATACCCAACACCCAGCCCATCTGCTCAGCGGAAGCCGCCACAAAAATTACAACCCACCAAAGCGGCTGAAGTCACGCAGCGCAGCCAAGATGGAAAGCCTGTCCAAGTGCGCGTTACCCTCAAAGCTCAGTCCTGGTTGCGAATCGTTGCAGACGGGAAAACAGAGTTTGAGGGCACCTTACCCGAAGGAAGCAATCGCACTTGGGTGGCAGATAAAACACTAATTGTACGAGCGGGCAATGCTGGGGGCGTCTTGGTGGAGTTTAATAATGAATCCGCCAAGCAGATGGGTGCCCCCTATGAGGTTCAGGAAGTTACGTTTGCTGCGAATCCTAATTCTTAA